The nucleotide window GCAATTCTAATGTCTTCCTCATCCTCCCGCCAGATTTGGACATTTGTAGGCAAGGCCCTCGCCATCTACGGAATGTGGTATGTCGCGTATGACCTGTGGCTGCTACCGGACGGCCGTCTCGATGCCTGGTTGTCGAAAAATGTCGCTTGGATGACGGACATGGTAATGACGGCTTTCGGCTTTGATGTCTTTAGTTCGGGTAGGTATGTAGTCCCTGCGGGAGCCGGTGGGGTTGAAATTGCAAACGGATGCAACGGACTAACGACAGTCGGCCTCTTTATCGGGTTCGTTGTGGCTTATCCGGGACGATGGTGGCGTCGAATGATTTTTATCCCACTCGGTATATTGGCAATTTATGCTACCAACGTGTTTCGAATTGTAATCATGCTACTGGCTCAGTTGTACTGGCCTGCTGCATTCGACCCACTTCACGGTTTCGGGCTGACGACCATTTTCTATGTTGCAGTATTCGGACTCTGGGTTGTCTGGGTGAATTATGGAGGAGCCACGAAATCCCTCTCTTCTCAGCTTGAATCTGCTCCGGCGTGATACATACATCCCAACCGTACACGTACGGACCGCAGCCCTCGGCGATGGCGAAATGGACATTACGGCTCACTGTGATGTCTTTGATTGTCGTTTCGTATTTTGCGTTATGGCAGCCAGTGCGTAACGGTTGGGGGAATAGAGTCGTCTACCCAGTGCTTTCGGAAATTGCGGAGGCGTATCCCGGTGCAACGGTGAAAACCAGTGGTCGGGGCGTACGGGTGACCCGAAAAAGCGTCGAAGGCCCTCTTAACTCCATTGTAACGCGCCCGCCCGCCGGCGTCAAATTCTTGCTGCCGGCGCTCTTTGTCGTCGGAATTGCACCAGATCGGCCTTGGTGGTTGGGCTTCTTTGCTGGACATATTCTGCTGGCGGTTCTCGTCGCTCTCTCCTTGGCTGGGTTCATTGTAGGGTTAACCTTCTTCGGCTACTTCGGACACGGAGTCCAGTTGTATGCTCTGGATGCATACAGTCTCGGTTTTCCGATCTTTGCATATGTAAAGCGTATTGGTTTGTGAGTGTGCTAGCCCGGCTTGATCTCACTGTCCAAGGACGTTATGTTGCGGACTGAATTGCTATTTTGCCAACGCAACTCCGCGGTGCTCCGACTCCCACAAACTCGATAGAGCACGCAGGACGATCCAGTCATCGGTTCGATGGTCTATTTCTTGCGTAGATAGTTATTGGTTTGTAGGCCGACTAGCTTTCAACGCGATCGCGCCGTTCATCAGTCAAGATTCCCGCAGACTCAAATGAGACAATCAGCTACAAATATACCAATCAAGGTCCGGAGCTCTGTCTTCGGAGGCGTTCCATCCATGGGGCCCCTCGCACTGGTCGTACTTCTCGGTGTCCTGTTTGCGCTTGGTGGCCAGACCACCCAGGCACAGGCGACATTTGAAAGCGATGCCCAGGCATCCTCATGTGATGGGACATGGACGGATGTTCAGTGTTGGGATGTGACATCCGGCTCTGATAATGGAGATGGGTATCCGAGCGCTGCAAATGAGGATGTCACCATTTTAGAGGGGGATGTGATTCAGGTTACAACTTCGGGCCTGGATGTCGGTGCCATAACGATCAACAATACCGACGGTGATGCCACCAACGATGGAATTGTTTTTATAAATGGAGGGTCAGGTTCAAGCTTTACGGTTAATGGATCTGTATCAAATAGCGGTAGCTTCACACTTGATCTCTCACCTGTTGGGTCTGGTAATGTTACGATAACCGGTGGGTTAACAAACTCGGCTGGTGCAGAAACTACAGTGGGACGTCGCACACTCAGTGTGGGTTTTAGTCTGACAAATTCCGGAACGGTAACGATTGGTGAAAATGGCGTATTAGAGGTTGGCGGTAATTTCTCCAATACCGGAACTTTCACCGCCACTAATTCCGGGAACGGTTCAACCGTTACTTTCAATGGCGATTCTGATTTGATCACGCAGTCGTTAAGCGGGTCCTTCTCTGGGGGTAATAGTTTTTCAAATCTCACAGTGGCAGGGAGTGCTGCTGTAAACCCAGATGGAGCCCTTTCTGGATCGACTCCAGTGGAGGTACAGGGAGACCTGACGGTTGAGTCTGGTGGCCAATACGGAACGCCTGGTGGAGAAGACTCAGAGATGAAGTACGGGGGGTTTGACTTTTCAATTATTGGTACGGCGGGCTTTGACACGAACAAGCTAACCTTCAATAACGGGGGGTCTACGTCATCCAAACCTTTACTGGCCAGTGGAGAGGTGTTCAGTGAGGTTCAGATTACTGGTAACACCTACGTTCGCATTAGTACTCTTTTCGAGGTGAATGGCTTCCTTTCGATCGAAAGCGAAGAACTGAATGTGCAGTCTGGGGGATCGCTGATCATCAACGATGACTTTAGTGTTGGTGTTAGTGCTACGTATTCGCCGTCTACATCAAGTTCAACAATATTCACGGGACAGACAAATACTGGGAGTGGAGGAACGTACGATCCGTCTGAGTCAACATGCACGTCAAATGGCGGCGAGTCGACTTCAGACGGTGACTGCGAGCAAGATGTCCGTGCGCTCGGTGCCTTAGATTTGGGTCCTGTAGAAGTTGATGATCAGGACACACGCGTCGTCATCGCAACCGACGAAGGAAACACCAATATACCCAACGTGACAAGCCTGGATATTGACCCAGGCAGTGATGATAGTAATGTCCAGTTCGTCCTGAACAACACCGACATTATTATTACGGGGGATGTGGTGAATAACGGCATTTTTCTCCCCGGTGGGAAACGCGTCTTCTTTAAGGGCACCTCCCAGTCGATCACCTCGACGGAGCCACTCGAATTCTTTGATGTGACGGTTGAGAGTACGGGATCATCAGATATTGATGTCTCAATTAATCCGGGTGCGGACATTACCGTCGAAAACCAGCTAGATATCGTTCAAGGTGGTCTAGGGTTCGCTGGTACAGTAAGCGATGACGCTTCCGTGACGCTCCTGAATCAGCTCAAAATGTCTGGTGGAATCCTAGATACCGAGCGTGGATCAGTGACGCTTGTGTCGAAGGGTGCCGAGACAGGCGTTGATGATGCTGAAGCATTCGTGACGTATATAGATGACGACTTGAGCGGAGCAGGTGATGGGAATCTGGATGGTGAAATTCGAGGTGACATTGTCAAGCAGCGTGAACTGACGGGTCCTTCCAGCTGGTATTTTATCGGAAGTCCAGCTAGTACGGGCACAAACGACACGTTCGAAGCATTTTTGGAGCTCGGTACCGGTACGAATGACCTCTGGACTCAGGGTTTTGTCGGCTCCGATGGTGAAAATGCTCCCGCTTCTGCGTCGAATGTTCGCATCATGGACGAGTCGCAGCCAGGCATTGATGATAACGGTTACGTTTCTATCGGTGCAATTTCGGATGCGACCGTCTCCGGACGCGGATACCTTGTGTACGTATACGGCGATGACAATTTTGACGGCTCCGTAACGGCCGGGGAGACGTTCCCGAAGCTCTTAGACTCTGACCTTGAGCCATACAACGGCAAATCATTTGATTACACCGCTGATGGCCCGGGGATTTCCGTTACGGACAATGGCGATGGAGCTCAAGCTGGAAACGATCAGGTGGATATCGATGAGGGATGGAATCTTCTCAGCAATCCATATCTCGCGACGATATCCTGGGATGCACTGACGAAAACCAACCTTGACGATGCAGTCTATGTTTGGGATCCAATTAACCGGCAATTCCTTACGTACTCGGGAGGGTCGGGGGATCTTACAAACGGTTACATCGCGCCTCAGCAGTCTTTTTTGGTGAAGGCAACGGATAATACGAGTCTTCCAGCGACGTTCAATCTTGCGATCGACGATATCACGACGGCTCAAGCAAATACATCCGACTTCTTTCAAAAGTCTGAAACCTTCGAGCCACCGGTGATCAAAATTGCAGGAGAGATGGCAGGCCAAGAACGATCAGCCTATCTCACCCTCCTTGACGGAGGAACGATCCAAAAAGACCGGTATGACGCGTATGAACTAGGCGCTCCGGTTAGCGGATCGCGCGGAGCATTCTCTATCTTTACGACGCTGGATAATGGTACAGGACTGAGTATCAACGCCTTGCCGTCCGAGATCACGAAAGAGACTTCAATTCCACTTGAGACCGTTGCACGCGGATGTGTGGGAGGACTTCCTTTCAGCGGCACCGTTACCCTCACGTGGCCAGAGATTAAAAACCTTCCGGACAAGGTTGGTCTCACGCTTCGCGATACCGAGACGGGTGATGTGATTGATCTACGGTCTCAAAATGATTACCAGTTCCAGCTTACGGCTAACACGACGTGCTCGAATGCTGTTGCTAAGTCATCTTCGGATCTTCAGGCTGCTCCAACGCCTCAGATCATGACGGCCTCGGCCTCTAAGTCTACTCCCGGGACTCGGTTCGAGTTGGTGATCTCGCCCAACGGAGTGCTACCTGTTGAGATCGGCTCCTTCACGGGCTCGCTCGATGGTGAATCTGCTGCTATTATGGAGTGGACGACGCTGAGCGAGACGAGCAACAGCGGGTTCTACGTCGAGCAGAAGGTCGACGGCAGCTACCAGACGGTCTCCTCGCTGATTGAAGGCGCGGGCACCACGACGGAGCAGCAGTCCTACCGCTTCCGCGTGGAGGACCTCGAGGAAGGCACGACGCACACGTTCCGCCTCCGCCAGGTGGATGTGGACGGCGCGACGTCCTACTCGGAGACAGTCGACGTGAAGGTCGGCATCCAGGATGCGTACAAGCTAGAAGCTTACCCGAATCCGGTCGCCAACGGTCAGCAGCCGACGGTGCGCTTCGCAGTCGATAAGAGCCAGCCCGTTACGATCGAGCTGTACAACACGCTCGGTCAGCGCGTGCGGACGCTCTACAACGACACGCCGCGGGTCACGGGCGAATTCCAGAAGGTGCAGGTGGACGTGAACAGCCTCGCAAGTGGCGTCTACTTCATCCGGATGCGCGGCGAAAGCTTCGCGACGACGAAGAAGCTAGTCGTGGTTCGCTAAACATCAAGTATAGTCTCAATTCATAACAAAGGGGTCGCTTCCTTCGGGGGAGCGACCCTTTTATGCTGCGTGACGGTCTGTTGTAGTCTCATACATTTATAGTGTCGAGATGAACTGAAACTTTGTTTTTTCTGTTGAGGATAGTAAATTCTTGTTGTGTTCAGGAGTCGGATTGTGTAAATGAAACCGCGATATGATGAACGGATGCTGTATAGTGTCCGCCTCCGTGATGAAAAAGGTGGATCTGGGAGGTTGATGATGTTGGTTTAAAGAAATGTTATTTACGTGGTCCATTGCATAATGTACTCCGACCTCGGCGCACCAAATCCTCGAATTGCGTACCGCTAACAACGCAAAGATGATATGAGCTCGATTGTGACGACTGTATTTTCGCGCACCTTATCAGTTTTTTTTGTTGTCCTTTTATCTGTTTTTGGGATGGGGGGAGGACTGCTGTTTGCTCAGTCTACGTATAACGTCGATTCTAGTGGAGATGAGGCAGATGCTTCCGTAGGGGATGGCGTATGTGCTAGTACGTTAGGCACCTGTACTTTCAGGGCGGCACTTCAAGAGGCGAACAGTGACCCCGTTCAAGATATTATAGATTTCTCATCGATTCCTACAGGTGCCGGTGGGGTGGCAAGAATTAATGTCTCAACGGAGTTGGACATAAATAATCCGGTCCAAATTTTGGGGCGTTCCGCCCCGGGATACGCGACGAATCAGCAACCCGTCATTGTCTTGGACGGGGGAGGCACGCCATCGGGGACAGACGGATTAGAGATAGGCTCAGATGATGTTGTGATAGAAGCGCTATCTCTCGTTGATTTTGCAGATGATGGTATCGACGTTCGAGCCGGAACCAACGTGCGCATATCATACAGTCATATTGGACTTGAGCCAGATGGGGTCACTGTCTCAGGGAATGCGAATAATGGTATCGAGGTTCAGGGCAACGGCGTCGTAATTGGAGCGACTGATGCTCACCCAAATGGAGGAAACGTCATTTCAGGGAATAGCGGTAACGGGGTATTTCTCAATGGACCTGACCCACGCGTTCGCCTTGGTGGCAATATCATCGGGTTGGATGCATCTGCCTCCCAAGACCGTGGTAACTCTGCTTTTGGGATTTTGATACCGTCTGGTACTGGTTCTGAGATTGGGTATACTAGCAGCAGTGGGGTTACGTACGGCAACGTTATAAGTGGAAACGGAACAACGGGAATCGCTCTTGAGAGCACCGGTCACATGGTGGTTGGCAACGTGATCGGCCTGGATGGTTCTGAGTCGGTGGCAATCCCCAATCGAATAGGTGTATTTTTAGAGGTCGGGTCCAATGTTGTGGGGGGCGCTAGCCGAGGTGAAAAGAGCAATATCATTGCAGGAAACGACGAAGAAGGTATACGTATAGGACGCGCGAACCAATCCACTTCTAACGGGAACCATGTTCGCAATAACTATATCGGCGTCTCTTCTACGTCTGTCTCTTTCCCAAACTCGACTGGGATCCAAGTTGAGTTCGGATCTGATAATGTGATTGACAGTAATGTAATCGGCGGAAATAGTATTGGGGTGACGATCGATAATGACAGTGCAAGAAATCAAGTTTTCCGTAACTTGATTGGGGCTTCGGCTTCAGGCAACAACATTGGTAATTCTTCCGGTGGTATCCGGGTAGCTTCGTCGCCTGCGGATTTGGCCGATGCAAACCGAGTCGGTGGCTCTCTCCTAGCCGACGCCAACATTATTGGCTTCAACAGCAGTTACGGCATTGCTATCGAAGGTGAGCGTAACGTCATTGCGGCGAACTATGTGGGGACGGACGATGCCGCTAATGACCTGTCAAACGACGGCCCCGGTATTCGAATTACCGCCTCGAACGTCATCGTTGGTGAGGCAGCCGGCGGGGGGAGCGTCGTCGGTTTCAACGCTGGTGATGGCATTCTTGTCCAGAATGCGAGTAGCGTGAGCGTGGCAGCGAATTACGTCGGACAGACGCTCGCCGGCGATAACGTCGGAAATGGAGGCAACGGCGTAGGCATTGTTGCAACGAGTGGGAATACGGCGTCCGGTAACACCGTCGGTTATGCCTATGGAGGCACGGTTCCGGGAGACCCGTCGCCCTCCAGCGGGGCCGGGAATGTGGTAGCGAATAACAATGGTGCCGGTGTCGCCGTGCGAGGCGCAGGTACCGTGGAGGGAAATGCGATGCGAGGCAATAGCATCTTCGCGAACGCTGCCGTTGGTATCGACCTCGGTAATGATGGGCAGACCGCCAACGACGCTCAGGATAGCGACACCGGGCCGAACCAGCTTCAGAACTTTCCGGAGCTGAGCGCTGCTGAGACGGAGCTCACGCAATCCGGGGATATTCAGGTTCGGTATCAGGTCGACTGCGATCCAGCGAATTGCGACTTCGGTACGAATG belongs to Longibacter salinarum and includes:
- the xrtX gene encoding exosortase X — protein: MSSSSSRQIWTFVGKALAIYGMWYVAYDLWLLPDGRLDAWLSKNVAWMTDMVMTAFGFDVFSSGRYVVPAGAGGVEIANGCNGLTTVGLFIGFVVAYPGRWWRRMIFIPLGILAIYATNVFRIVIMLLAQLYWPAAFDPLHGFGLTTIFYVAVFGLWVVWVNYGGATKSLSSQLESAPA
- a CDS encoding T9SS type A sorting domain-containing protein; this encodes MEVQGDLTVESGGQYGTPGGEDSEMKYGGFDFSIIGTAGFDTNKLTFNNGGSTSSKPLLASGEVFSEVQITGNTYVRISTLFEVNGFLSIESEELNVQSGGSLIINDDFSVGVSATYSPSTSSSTIFTGQTNTGSGGTYDPSESTCTSNGGESTSDGDCEQDVRALGALDLGPVEVDDQDTRVVIATDEGNTNIPNVTSLDIDPGSDDSNVQFVLNNTDIIITGDVVNNGIFLPGGKRVFFKGTSQSITSTEPLEFFDVTVESTGSSDIDVSINPGADITVENQLDIVQGGLGFAGTVSDDASVTLLNQLKMSGGILDTERGSVTLVSKGAETGVDDAEAFVTYIDDDLSGAGDGNLDGEIRGDIVKQRELTGPSSWYFIGSPASTGTNDTFEAFLELGTGTNDLWTQGFVGSDGENAPASASNVRIMDESQPGIDDNGYVSIGAISDATVSGRGYLVYVYGDDNFDGSVTAGETFPKLLDSDLEPYNGKSFDYTADGPGISVTDNGDGAQAGNDQVDIDEGWNLLSNPYLATISWDALTKTNLDDAVYVWDPINRQFLTYSGGSGDLTNGYIAPQQSFLVKATDNTSLPATFNLAIDDITTAQANTSDFFQKSETFEPPVIKIAGEMAGQERSAYLTLLDGGTIQKDRYDAYELGAPVSGSRGAFSIFTTLDNGTGLSINALPSEITKETSIPLETVARGCVGGLPFSGTVTLTWPEIKNLPDKVGLTLRDTETGDVIDLRSQNDYQFQLTANTTCSNAVAKSSSDLQAAPTPQIMTASASKSTPGTRFELVISPNGVLPVEIGSFTGSLDGESAAIMEWTTLSETSNSGFYVEQKVDGSYQTVSSLIEGAGTTTEQQSYRFRVEDLEEGTTHTFRLRQVDVDGATSYSETVDVKVGIQDAYKLEAYPNPVANGQQPTVRFAVDKSQPVTIELYNTLGQRVRTLYNDTPRVTGEFQKVQVDVNSLASGVYFIRMRGESFATTKKLVVVR